One region of Limnospira fusiformis SAG 85.79 genomic DNA includes:
- a CDS encoding cyclic nucleotide-binding domain-containing protein produces MLEPAQTVQIFENLPEQILSAGEVIFEEGEPGDLMYGILEGEVDFVVKGKVIETLKKGDVFGEGALVHPEKTRASTAIAKTGCKLATMDERRFLFAIQQTPLFALLVMRSFSNRLRNLKRSL; encoded by the coding sequence ATGTTAGAACCTGCACAAACTGTCCAAATTTTTGAAAACCTGCCGGAGCAGATTTTATCGGCCGGAGAGGTAATTTTTGAAGAAGGAGAACCCGGCGATTTAATGTACGGTATTCTTGAGGGGGAAGTAGATTTTGTGGTGAAGGGAAAAGTAATTGAAACCCTGAAAAAGGGGGATGTGTTTGGGGAAGGAGCCCTAGTTCATCCAGAGAAAACTCGCGCCTCTACAGCCATAGCGAAAACTGGCTGTAAACTGGCAACAATGGATGAACGGCGATTTTTATTCGCCATTCAACAGACCCCCCTATTTGCTTTACTGGTAATGAGAAGTTTCTCTAATCGCCTCCGTAATTTAAAGCGATCGCTTTAA
- a CDS encoding transaldolase: MSNTLLKQLRDFTIVVADTGDIKAIHNFTPQDATTNPSLITAAAGMPEYQGIVDDTLKQARAELGTEATPKDVATRATDRLAVAFGLQILEIIPGRVSTEVDARLSYDTEGTLATARYLISEYESHGVSRDRILIKIASTWEGIRAAEILEKEGIHCNLTLLFGFHQAVACAEAGVTLISPFVGRILDWYKKKTGRENYAPHEDPGVQSVTQIYNYYKKFGYPTEVMGASFRNIGEITELAGCDLLTISPSLLEELDTKTGDLPRKLDPELAKSSDIEKISMDGSTFAKMHKEDPMASEKLEEGIKGFSKALESLEDLLAERLTILES, translated from the coding sequence ATGTCCAACACTTTGTTAAAACAACTGCGAGATTTTACTATTGTTGTTGCTGATACTGGGGATATCAAAGCTATTCACAACTTTACCCCCCAAGATGCCACTACTAACCCATCTTTGATTACAGCAGCAGCAGGGATGCCAGAATATCAAGGTATTGTTGATGATACCCTGAAACAAGCTCGCGCTGAACTAGGAACCGAAGCGACTCCGAAAGATGTAGCTACCCGAGCCACGGACCGTTTAGCCGTGGCTTTTGGGTTACAAATTCTGGAAATTATTCCGGGTCGCGTCTCGACAGAAGTTGATGCTCGTTTATCTTATGATACTGAAGGCACGCTCGCTACAGCTCGTTATCTGATTTCTGAATATGAATCCCACGGTGTTTCACGCGATCGCATTTTGATTAAAATTGCCTCAACTTGGGAAGGAATTCGCGCCGCCGAAATCTTGGAAAAAGAGGGAATTCACTGTAATCTTACCCTATTATTTGGATTTCATCAAGCTGTAGCCTGTGCTGAAGCTGGAGTGACGTTAATTTCTCCTTTTGTAGGTCGCATTTTAGACTGGTATAAAAAGAAGACCGGACGGGAAAATTATGCCCCTCATGAAGACCCTGGGGTGCAATCTGTTACCCAAATTTATAACTACTACAAAAAATTCGGCTATCCCACGGAAGTGATGGGAGCGAGTTTCCGTAATATTGGCGAAATCACTGAACTGGCTGGCTGTGATTTACTCACAATTTCTCCGAGTCTTCTTGAAGAACTTGATACTAAAACGGGAGATTTACCCCGCAAACTCGACCCCGAATTAGCTAAATCATCGGACATAGAAAAAATCTCAATGGATGGGTCAACCTTTGCTAAAATGCACAAGGAAGATCCGATGGCTTCCGAAAAATTAGAGGAAGGAATCAAGGGGTTTTCTAAGGCTTTAGAATCCTTGGAAGACCTACTCGCCGAACGATTAACTATCCTCGAAAGTTAG
- a CDS encoding ATP-dependent 6-phosphofructokinase, which translates to MTKRKRIGILTSGGDCPGLNAVIRAVVNYATCEYNWEVRGIPYATQGLIERKSVVLNRYGLERHGIDPLLSMGGTILGSINKGDTEAQADEVISGYHDLELDALIAIGGDGSLAILHKLAKKGNMNLVGVPKTIDNDVACTELSVGFNSAVSTILDSLDRLSCTAASHDRVMVVEVMGRTTGHLALHSGIVGGADAILIPEIRYSVSGLCKRIQQLRNLWERKFAIVVVAEGAKTTSGESRSYKDALGEVRLRGIGEYVATEIETTLGVESRATVLGHVQRGGAPSSQDRLLATAFGKTAVDVIAAEDYGKMVAWSNHQVVTVSLEKVFQNSPRLLDPNGFWIETARALGVYLGEESEIHSTCSTSQNGHQDNVNIETPETILN; encoded by the coding sequence ATGACTAAACGTAAGCGTATCGGGATTTTGACCAGTGGAGGAGACTGTCCCGGTCTGAATGCAGTAATTCGCGCGGTCGTGAATTATGCTACTTGTGAATATAATTGGGAAGTACGGGGCATTCCCTATGCCACCCAGGGCCTAATTGAGCGTAAAAGTGTTGTGTTGAACCGCTATGGATTAGAACGCCATGGGATTGACCCGTTACTGAGTATGGGTGGGACTATTCTGGGGTCCATTAATAAGGGAGATACCGAGGCTCAAGCTGATGAGGTAATTTCTGGCTACCATGACTTGGAATTGGATGCTCTGATCGCTATTGGTGGAGACGGTAGCCTTGCCATTTTGCACAAATTGGCGAAAAAGGGCAATATGAACCTGGTAGGGGTTCCCAAGACTATTGATAATGATGTCGCTTGTACGGAACTCTCGGTGGGTTTTAATTCCGCTGTGAGTACAATTTTAGATTCCCTCGATCGCCTTAGCTGTACGGCTGCGAGCCATGATCGGGTGATGGTTGTCGAAGTTATGGGTCGCACCACCGGACACTTAGCTCTACATTCTGGAATTGTTGGCGGCGCAGATGCTATCTTGATTCCAGAAATTCGCTATTCTGTCTCTGGTTTGTGTAAACGCATACAGCAGTTACGGAATTTATGGGAGCGCAAATTTGCGATCGTCGTCGTCGCTGAAGGTGCTAAAACTACCAGCGGAGAGTCCCGGTCTTATAAAGATGCTTTGGGAGAAGTGCGATTACGCGGTATAGGTGAATATGTGGCTACGGAAATTGAAACTACACTAGGGGTAGAATCGCGAGCTACAGTCCTTGGTCATGTCCAGCGGGGTGGTGCGCCTTCCTCTCAAGATCGCTTGCTGGCTACCGCTTTTGGTAAAACTGCTGTTGATGTGATTGCGGCTGAGGACTATGGCAAAATGGTGGCTTGGAGCAACCACCAAGTTGTCACCGTCTCCCTCGAAAAGGTATTTCAGAATAGCCCCCGCCTACTTGACCCTAATGGATTTTGGATAGAAACAGCCAGGGCTCTTGGTGTCTATCTGGGAGAAGAATCAGAAATACACAGTACCTGTTCCACCAGCCAAAATGGTCATCAGGATAATGTCAATATTGAAACCCCAGAAACTATACTGAACTGA